Proteins found in one Pontibacter sp. SGAir0037 genomic segment:
- the sucD gene encoding succinate--CoA ligase subunit alpha encodes MSVLVNKDSKVIVQGFTGTEGSFHAQQMIEYGTNVVGGVTPGKGGSTHLDRPVFNTVADAVKETGADVTIIFVPPAFAADAIMEAADAGIKVIVAITEGIPVKDMVQAKNYLKNKAVTLIGPNCPGVITPGEAKVGIMPGFVFKPGRIGIVSKSGTLTYEAADQIVKAGLGISTAIGIGGDPIIGTPTKNAVELLMEDPETDAIVMIGEIGGNYEAMASKYIQETGNKKPVVGFIAGQTAPAGRRMGHAGAIVGGADDTAAAKMKIMRECGINVVESPAEIGDAMVKALQEAGISA; translated from the coding sequence ATGAGTGTTTTAGTAAATAAAGATTCTAAAGTGATCGTGCAGGGCTTCACTGGTACTGAAGGTTCTTTCCACGCACAGCAAATGATTGAGTACGGCACAAACGTAGTAGGTGGCGTAACTCCGGGTAAAGGAGGTTCTACTCACTTAGACCGTCCTGTTTTTAACACAGTTGCTGATGCTGTTAAAGAGACTGGCGCTGATGTAACTATCATCTTCGTTCCACCAGCTTTCGCTGCCGATGCCATTATGGAAGCTGCTGATGCCGGCATAAAAGTGATAGTGGCTATTACAGAAGGTATTCCTGTAAAAGACATGGTACAGGCGAAGAACTACCTTAAAAATAAAGCTGTAACGCTGATTGGTCCTAACTGCCCGGGTGTCATTACGCCAGGTGAAGCGAAAGTTGGTATCATGCCAGGCTTCGTTTTCAAACCAGGCCGCATTGGCATCGTTTCTAAATCTGGTACGCTTACTTATGAAGCTGCCGACCAAATTGTAAAAGCTGGCTTAGGCATTTCTACTGCAATAGGTATCGGTGGTGACCCGATTATCGGAACTCCTACTAAGAATGCAGTAGAACTGTTGATGGAAGACCCTGAAACAGATGCAATAGTAATGATCGGTGAGATTGGTGGTAACTACGAAGCAATGGCTTCTAAATACATCCAGGAAACTGGCAACAAGAAACCAGTAGTAGGTTTTATAGCCGGACAAACTGCTCCTGCTGGTCGTCGTATGGGCCATGCTGGTGCTATTGTGGGTGGTGCTGACGATACAGCTGCTGCTAAAATGAAAATCATGCGTGAGTGTGGCATTAACGTAGTAGAGTCTCCGGCTGAAATCGGCGACGCGATGGTAAAGGCTTTACAGGAAGCTGGTATTTCTGCGTAA
- a CDS encoding hydrogen peroxide-inducible genes activator — translation MTLVQLEYLLAVDTHRHFATAADHCFVTQPTLSMQLQKLEEELGVQLFDRSRVPVRPTEIGKEVIAQARIVVAESKKLQEIVQNQKQDLAGELRIGVIPTLAPYLIPLFITGFIQKYPQVRVVVQEMLTNQIVEKLNHELLDVGLLVTPLEDKSIKELPMFYESFVAYVHPEHPLANRNTISPQDLSLDEMWVLNEGHCFRSQVLNICNRGVNSIAASGGHFDYKSGSLETLKRIVETQHGYTLLPELSVLDMPEDKRQLVRIFEEPQPLREVSLVVHRSFLKKKLIEALHKEIVAALPKQVREREKEAVVEIK, via the coding sequence ATGACACTTGTGCAGCTTGAGTACTTATTGGCAGTGGACACGCACCGACATTTTGCCACAGCGGCAGATCATTGCTTCGTAACGCAGCCAACATTAAGCATGCAGCTTCAGAAATTAGAAGAAGAACTTGGCGTGCAACTATTCGACAGAAGCAGAGTGCCTGTGCGCCCTACCGAAATTGGGAAAGAGGTTATTGCCCAGGCTCGTATTGTGGTGGCAGAGTCTAAAAAGCTACAGGAGATTGTGCAGAATCAGAAGCAGGATCTGGCAGGGGAACTTCGTATAGGCGTTATTCCTACCTTAGCCCCTTACCTGATACCTCTTTTTATAACAGGTTTCATTCAGAAGTACCCGCAGGTGCGGGTTGTGGTGCAGGAGATGCTTACCAACCAGATTGTAGAAAAGCTGAACCATGAACTGCTGGATGTAGGGCTGCTGGTAACACCTTTGGAGGATAAAAGTATTAAAGAGCTCCCGATGTTCTACGAAAGTTTTGTGGCTTATGTACACCCGGAGCATCCGCTGGCAAACAGGAATACAATCTCTCCCCAGGATTTGAGCCTGGATGAGATGTGGGTGCTGAACGAAGGCCATTGTTTCAGGAGCCAGGTGCTCAATATCTGCAACCGGGGCGTTAATTCTATCGCTGCCTCTGGCGGGCATTTCGACTATAAGAGCGGTTCGTTGGAAACACTTAAAAGGATTGTGGAAACACAACATGGGTACACGCTGCTGCCTGAGCTATCGGTACTGGATATGCCGGAAGACAAGCGCCAGTTGGTGCGGATATTTGAAGAGCCGCAGCCACTACGGGAGGTTAGCCTGGTGGTGCACCGCAGCTTCCTTAAAAAGAAGCTGATCGAGGCACTGCATAAAGAAATTGTGGCTGCCCTGCCCAAGCAAGTGAGGGAACGGGAGAAAGAAGCGGTTGTGGAGATAAAATAG
- a CDS encoding Dps family protein, with the protein MEKLTKIGLEKEDSRQVAAKLNELLANYHIYYQNLRGFHWNIKGIYFFQLHAKFEELYNNALTKIDAIAERILTIGQQPLHTFSDYTRVSSVRETANVSDGKEAVAATAEGLRTLLGLEREILTLASETGDEGTVGLISEDINENEKTLWMLNAFLS; encoded by the coding sequence ATGGAAAAACTAACTAAGATTGGATTAGAGAAAGAGGATAGCCGGCAAGTGGCTGCAAAGTTAAATGAGCTTCTGGCCAATTATCATATATATTATCAGAACCTGCGTGGCTTTCATTGGAATATAAAAGGTATTTATTTCTTTCAGTTGCACGCCAAGTTCGAAGAGCTTTATAATAATGCATTAACTAAGATTGATGCCATTGCCGAACGTATTCTGACAATTGGGCAGCAGCCGCTACATACTTTCTCTGACTATACACGTGTATCTAGTGTCAGAGAAACAGCAAATGTTAGCGATGGCAAAGAGGCAGTAGCTGCCACAGCCGAAGGTCTTCGCACATTGCTGGGGCTGGAGCGTGAGATATTAACACTGGCTTCTGAGACCGGCGACGAAGGTACGGTTGGCCTTATCAGCGAAGATATCAACGAGAACGAAAAAACACTCTGGATGCTGAACGCATTTTTGAGCTAA
- a CDS encoding glutamate-5-semialdehyde dehydrogenase: MALQAIFEQTQKASRQLTALSEEAVSAILLDVAEAAEEQIPTLLEENRKDLERMRPDDPKYDRLKLTEQRIKAIAGDIRNVAALASPLREVLVQREMPNGLQLSKVRVPMGVVGVIYEARPNVTFDVFSLCFKTGNACILKGGSDASFSNQAIVSVIHQVLARHGINTAVATLLPPDRTATEALLQAVGYVDVLIPRGSQQLINYVRQQAKVPVIETGAGIVHTYVDETADLDKAKAIVHNAKTRRVSVCNALDCLLLHQERIQDLPVLAAPLAEAGVEIYADEFAYAVLEGKYPQELLKQATEAHFGTEFLSMRMAVKIVSDLEAAINHIATYSSKHSEAIVSESEEHISIFLNKVDAAAVYANASTAFTDGAQFGLGAEIGISTQKLHARGPMGLEELTSYKWLVKGNGQVRPA; encoded by the coding sequence ATGGCATTACAAGCAATTTTTGAGCAAACGCAGAAAGCCAGCAGACAGTTAACTGCTTTAAGTGAAGAAGCTGTTTCTGCTATTTTGTTGGATGTGGCAGAGGCTGCAGAAGAGCAAATTCCTACTCTGCTGGAAGAGAACAGGAAAGACCTGGAGCGCATGCGCCCCGATGATCCGAAGTACGACCGACTGAAGCTCACAGAACAACGCATTAAGGCTATTGCAGGAGATATACGAAATGTAGCTGCGCTGGCTTCTCCCCTAAGGGAGGTACTGGTGCAAAGGGAGATGCCGAATGGATTACAGCTATCAAAAGTGCGGGTGCCGATGGGGGTAGTTGGTGTTATTTACGAGGCAAGGCCAAACGTGACATTCGATGTCTTCTCTCTTTGTTTTAAAACAGGTAACGCCTGCATTTTGAAAGGCGGCAGCGATGCTTCTTTTTCGAACCAGGCCATTGTTTCGGTCATACACCAGGTATTAGCCAGGCATGGTATAAATACCGCTGTAGCCACCTTGCTGCCACCTGACAGAACTGCGACAGAGGCTTTACTACAGGCTGTTGGTTATGTAGATGTTTTGATACCTAGGGGAAGCCAGCAATTGATCAACTATGTAAGGCAGCAGGCAAAAGTGCCTGTTATTGAAACAGGAGCAGGCATTGTACATACGTACGTAGATGAAACCGCTGACCTGGATAAAGCCAAAGCGATAGTGCATAATGCGAAAACACGCCGCGTAAGTGTGTGTAATGCCTTGGATTGCCTGCTATTACACCAGGAAAGAATACAAGACCTGCCTGTGTTGGCCGCCCCTCTGGCCGAAGCCGGTGTAGAAATCTATGCCGATGAATTTGCCTATGCAGTACTGGAAGGAAAGTATCCGCAGGAGCTCTTAAAGCAGGCAACCGAAGCGCATTTTGGTACTGAATTTCTTTCTATGAGAATGGCCGTAAAAATTGTAAGTGACCTGGAGGCAGCCATAAATCACATTGCCACTTACAGCTCGAAACACAGCGAAGCCATCGTGTCAGAAAGCGAAGAGCACATCAGTATATTCCTGAATAAGGTGGATGCAGCTGCTGTGTATGCCAACGCTTCCACAGCCTTTACCGATGGAGCTCAGTTTGGATTGGGAGCAGAGATAGGGATTAGCACCCAAAAGCTGCATGCCCGAGGCCCTATGGGGCTGGAAGAGCTAACCAGCTACAAATGGTTGGTAAAAGGCAACGGACAAGTAAGGCCTGCTTAA
- the proB gene encoding glutamate 5-kinase, whose product MALPYKRIVIKIGSNVLAQADGMPDYSRIQHLVDQIAALKKQGREVIVVSSGAVASGRSLVKVSEKFDAVATRQLLAAVGQVKLINTYSELFGQHELVCAQVLVTKEDFRDRMHYLNMKNCFHILLQNNIIPVVNENDVISVTELMFTDNDELAGLIASMLNADALLILSNINGIYNGDPKDAASEVIQEIDHTTTGFSSFITTQRSQFGRGGMVTKCHMAHKVAQLGIAVHIANGKTDNILPQLLQEEVINTRFIPKKNASGKKKWIAHSESYANGVVQINEGARAALTSAKATSLLPVGILKVTGTFQKGDLIKIIDDAGKQVGIGMAEYSSDKASERIGQKNQKELVHYDYLFLNPELH is encoded by the coding sequence ATGGCACTACCTTATAAAAGAATTGTAATTAAGATCGGCTCAAATGTATTGGCGCAGGCAGATGGCATGCCTGATTACAGCCGCATACAGCACTTAGTGGACCAGATAGCAGCACTGAAAAAACAAGGGCGGGAGGTGATTGTGGTGTCGTCGGGAGCAGTGGCTTCGGGCAGAAGCCTGGTAAAGGTATCGGAGAAGTTTGATGCCGTAGCCACACGGCAGCTGCTGGCAGCAGTGGGACAGGTAAAGCTGATCAATACCTATTCAGAATTGTTTGGGCAGCATGAGCTGGTATGTGCGCAGGTGCTGGTTACAAAAGAAGATTTCCGGGACAGGATGCACTACCTCAACATGAAAAACTGTTTCCATATCCTGCTGCAGAACAACATTATACCCGTTGTAAATGAAAACGATGTGATTTCAGTTACAGAACTCATGTTTACCGACAACGACGAACTGGCAGGCCTAATTGCTTCTATGCTGAATGCCGATGCCCTACTTATACTTTCGAATATTAACGGCATTTACAACGGCGATCCAAAAGATGCGGCTTCAGAAGTGATTCAGGAGATAGACCATACCACCACAGGTTTCTCATCTTTTATAACCACGCAACGTTCGCAGTTCGGCAGAGGCGGCATGGTTACGAAATGTCACATGGCGCATAAGGTGGCTCAATTAGGTATAGCCGTACATATCGCGAATGGTAAAACAGATAACATTCTGCCACAGCTTTTACAGGAGGAGGTAATCAACACCAGGTTTATTCCGAAGAAGAACGCTTCTGGCAAGAAAAAGTGGATTGCCCACTCCGAAAGCTATGCTAACGGTGTAGTGCAGATAAACGAAGGTGCCAGAGCTGCCCTGACTTCAGCTAAAGCTACAAGCCTGTTACCTGTAGGTATTTTAAAGGTGACAGGTACTTTCCAGAAAGGCGATTTAATTAAAATAATAGATGATGCCGGAAAACAAGTAGGTATTGGCATGGCAGAATACAGCTCTGATAAAGCATCGGAGCGCATCGGGCAGAAGAACCAGAAGGAGTTAGTGCACTACGACTACCTGTTCCTGAACCCTGAATTGCACTAG
- the rny gene encoding ribonuclease Y has product MPNILYILLTAIVALGVGVYIGRVMLLKLYKQQEEAARLKAKSIVREAELSAESLKKDRILEAKEKYLRLKSEFEEEVNKKKNIIIQNENKVKQREQHVAKQMEQTKRRETELDKEKETLTQQLEGLKKRKEEVEHQHNEVVAQLERIAGLTAAEAREQLVEALKSEAQSHASSYVKDIVAQAKLTATKEAKKIVVETIQRTAAEHAIENCVSVFNIESDDIKGKIIGREGRNIRALEAATGVEIIVDDTPEAIIISGFDPVRREVARLSLHRLVADGRIHPARIEEVVAKTRKNIDEEIVEIGERTAIDLGIHGLHPELIKMVGRMRFRSSYGQNLLQHSREVANLCATMAAELGLNVKHAKRAGLLHDIGKVTTEEPELPHAIIGMELAKKYKEHPDVCNAIGAHHDEVEMTAMISPLIQACDAISGSRPGARREIMESYIKRLKDLEEAAVSFDGVNQCYAIQAGRELRVMVDADNVTDEKAAQLSFDISQKIEKEMQYPGQIKICVIREMRAISYAK; this is encoded by the coding sequence ATGCCCAATATTCTTTACATTTTATTAACCGCTATAGTGGCGCTCGGTGTGGGCGTTTACATAGGACGGGTGATGCTGCTTAAGCTTTATAAGCAGCAGGAGGAAGCTGCACGTCTGAAAGCGAAATCTATTGTACGCGAAGCTGAACTCAGTGCTGAAAGTCTTAAAAAAGACCGTATTCTCGAAGCAAAAGAAAAATATCTTCGCCTTAAATCAGAGTTTGAGGAAGAGGTAAACAAGAAGAAAAACATCATTATCCAGAATGAAAATAAGGTAAAGCAGCGTGAGCAGCATGTTGCCAAGCAAATGGAGCAAACCAAGCGCCGCGAAACAGAACTGGATAAAGAAAAAGAAACGCTTACCCAGCAATTGGAAGGCCTTAAAAAGCGCAAAGAAGAAGTAGAGCACCAGCACAATGAAGTGGTGGCACAGTTAGAGCGCATTGCCGGTTTAACAGCTGCTGAAGCCCGTGAGCAATTAGTGGAAGCCCTGAAAAGCGAAGCTCAGTCGCATGCCTCTTCTTATGTAAAAGACATTGTAGCTCAGGCCAAACTTACCGCAACCAAAGAAGCTAAAAAGATCGTGGTGGAAACCATTCAGCGTACTGCTGCTGAGCATGCCATCGAAAACTGTGTTTCCGTTTTCAACATAGAGAGCGACGACATCAAAGGTAAGATTATTGGTCGTGAAGGCCGTAACATCCGTGCTTTAGAGGCGGCTACCGGTGTTGAAATTATTGTAGACGATACGCCAGAGGCTATCATTATCTCTGGTTTTGATCCGGTTCGCCGCGAGGTAGCACGTTTATCGTTGCACCGCCTGGTAGCCGATGGGCGTATTCACCCGGCCCGTATTGAGGAAGTGGTGGCCAAAACCCGTAAAAACATCGACGAAGAAATTGTGGAAATCGGAGAGCGCACTGCCATAGATTTAGGTATACACGGGCTACACCCGGAACTGATCAAGATGGTAGGTCGTATGCGTTTCCGCTCTTCTTACGGTCAGAACCTGCTGCAGCACTCGCGCGAGGTGGCGAACCTTTGTGCTACCATGGCGGCAGAGCTTGGGCTGAATGTAAAACATGCTAAACGTGCCGGCCTGTTACACGATATTGGAAAAGTAACTACAGAAGAACCTGAGTTGCCACACGCCATTATTGGTATGGAACTGGCGAAAAAATACAAAGAGCATCCGGATGTTTGCAATGCCATCGGTGCTCACCACGACGAAGTGGAAATGACCGCTATGATTTCTCCTCTCATTCAGGCCTGTGATGCTATTTCTGGTTCAAGACCAGGTGCACGCCGCGAAATAATGGAGTCGTATATCAAGCGCCTGAAAGATTTAGAAGAAGCAGCTGTTTCGTTTGATGGTGTAAACCAGTGCTACGCCATACAAGCAGGTCGCGAATTACGTGTAATGGTAGATGCCGACAATGTAACCGATGAGAAAGCAGCCCAACTATCATTTGATATCTCACAGAAAATCGAAAAAGAGATGCAGTATCCTGGCCAGATCAAGATCTGTGTTATCCGTGAGATGAGAGCCATCAGCTATGCCAAATAA
- a CDS encoding cell division protein ZapA, with protein sequence MGELAIKIRIAEREYPMRVKEEEEERLRIVGKVLNERLRFFKDQFGIQDKQDLLAMVAFETMVEKLKLEEEREQHISQVDQQLNVLDDLLSSTK encoded by the coding sequence ATGGGTGAATTAGCAATTAAGATTCGCATCGCGGAACGCGAGTATCCGATGCGTGTGAAGGAAGAAGAAGAAGAAAGGCTTCGTATAGTTGGTAAGGTCTTAAATGAGCGCTTACGCTTTTTTAAAGACCAGTTTGGTATACAGGATAAGCAGGATCTTTTAGCGATGGTAGCCTTTGAAACCATGGTAGAGAAACTTAAACTGGAAGAGGAGAGAGAACAGCATATCTCTCAGGTAGACCAGCAACTTAACGTGCTCGACGACCTTTTATCATCAACGAAGTAA
- the pheT gene encoding phenylalanine--tRNA ligase subunit beta, translated as MLISYDWLKQLINIDKPAEEVGALLTGAGLEVEGIHAIEAVDGGLEGIVIGEVLTCERHPDADRLSVTTVDIGTDTPSNIVCGAPNVAAGQKVVVATVNSTLYPTGGEPFKIKKSKIRGAVSEGMICAEDEIGIGTSHAGIIVLDTDLPNGTPAAEYFGLNPDAVFEIGLTPNRADAASHYGVARDLQALLDAKAILPSVENFKVDNTSRTIEVVVENTAACPRYAGVTVSGVKVGPSPEWLQKSLRAIGLSPINNLVDITNYVLHELGQPLHAFDTEQIKGNKIVVKTVEDNTPFVTLDGVERKLKATDLMICNAEEPMAIGGVFGGKASGVSESTTSIFIESAYFSPDTVRKTGQVHGLKTDASFRFERGTDPNMVIYALKRAALLVQEIAGGEISSEIVDVYPVPFRNQEITVSIDRIHRLMGKEIGAERIRKILTDLEVEVTGETETHLTLSVPPFKVDVTREADVVEEVLRIYGFNNIEVSEHMASTFLANFPKPDPEHITQTILDYISANGFHEIITNSITNSKYFEATGDTEGLVQVVNYNSEDLDVLRKSMVFSGLEVLRRNINRRQKDLKVYELGKIYEQQEGKYKESVKLSLFVTGNMTAESWQQPSAKAVFHSLAGVVQNVLHKLNAADYESQPLEPNSYVSQGISYVKNGTVVAQLGLLDAKMARSLDVKEQVWYAELNWDYLLKKYKSSLVAEELPKFPEVRRDLSLVLDKNVSFDQVKQIAFRTERKLLQDINVFDVYEGDKIEAGKKAYAISFTLLDKQQTLTDKVIDATMNRLMQQFEKQLGAFIRK; from the coding sequence ATGCTGATTTCGTACGACTGGCTTAAGCAACTTATAAACATAGATAAACCTGCTGAAGAAGTAGGGGCACTGCTAACAGGCGCTGGCCTGGAAGTGGAAGGTATTCATGCCATAGAGGCCGTAGATGGTGGCCTGGAAGGGATTGTGATCGGAGAGGTGCTAACCTGTGAGCGCCATCCGGATGCAGACCGCTTAAGCGTAACAACCGTAGATATTGGTACAGATACACCAAGCAATATAGTATGTGGGGCTCCTAACGTGGCTGCCGGCCAGAAGGTAGTGGTAGCAACGGTAAACAGTACCTTATACCCTACAGGTGGCGAGCCTTTTAAAATAAAAAAGTCGAAGATTAGAGGTGCTGTATCGGAAGGTATGATTTGTGCCGAAGATGAGATAGGCATCGGAACCTCGCATGCAGGTATTATAGTACTGGATACAGACTTGCCGAACGGCACGCCTGCTGCTGAATACTTCGGTCTGAACCCAGATGCTGTTTTCGAAATTGGCCTTACGCCTAACCGTGCAGATGCTGCTTCACACTACGGTGTTGCCCGCGATTTGCAGGCGCTGCTGGATGCGAAGGCTATTTTGCCATCTGTAGAAAACTTTAAGGTTGATAACACTTCCAGAACGATAGAGGTAGTGGTAGAAAATACAGCTGCTTGCCCGCGTTATGCCGGTGTTACCGTGTCGGGTGTAAAGGTAGGGCCATCGCCGGAATGGCTGCAGAAAAGCCTGCGCGCCATCGGCTTGTCGCCCATCAACAATCTGGTAGATATTACCAATTATGTGCTACACGAGTTAGGGCAGCCTCTGCATGCCTTCGATACCGAACAGATTAAAGGAAATAAGATTGTTGTTAAAACAGTAGAAGATAATACTCCTTTTGTAACACTGGATGGGGTGGAGCGCAAACTGAAGGCGACTGACCTGATGATCTGTAATGCCGAAGAGCCCATGGCGATAGGCGGTGTGTTTGGTGGTAAGGCTTCTGGAGTATCAGAGAGTACTACCTCTATTTTTATTGAAAGCGCTTATTTCTCACCGGATACGGTGCGTAAAACAGGGCAGGTGCATGGGCTTAAAACCGATGCCTCTTTCCGCTTCGAACGTGGCACCGATCCGAATATGGTTATTTATGCCCTGAAGCGTGCTGCCCTGCTCGTGCAGGAGATTGCTGGTGGGGAGATTAGCTCAGAAATTGTAGATGTATATCCAGTGCCTTTCCGGAACCAGGAGATAACGGTAAGCATTGATCGCATTCACCGCTTAATGGGGAAAGAAATTGGCGCTGAACGTATCAGGAAAATACTGACAGACCTGGAAGTAGAGGTAACAGGTGAAACAGAAACGCATCTTACTTTGTCTGTGCCGCCTTTTAAAGTGGACGTAACCCGTGAGGCAGATGTGGTAGAGGAAGTATTACGCATCTATGGCTTTAACAACATAGAGGTAAGCGAGCACATGGCTTCTACATTCCTGGCTAACTTCCCGAAACCAGACCCGGAGCACATCACCCAAACCATCTTGGATTATATTTCGGCAAACGGGTTCCATGAAATTATTACCAACTCTATTACCAACTCAAAGTATTTTGAGGCTACTGGCGACACAGAGGGGCTGGTGCAGGTAGTAAACTATAATTCAGAAGACCTGGATGTGCTGCGCAAATCAATGGTATTCTCCGGCTTGGAGGTACTGCGTCGTAACATCAACCGCCGGCAGAAAGATTTAAAGGTATATGAGCTGGGCAAAATATACGAGCAGCAGGAGGGTAAATATAAGGAGAGTGTAAAGCTGAGCCTGTTTGTAACAGGTAACATGACTGCCGAAAGCTGGCAACAGCCAAGCGCTAAAGCAGTCTTCCATAGCCTGGCTGGTGTAGTGCAAAATGTGCTGCACAAACTAAATGCCGCCGACTACGAATCGCAACCGCTGGAGCCAAACAGCTATGTTAGCCAGGGAATCAGCTATGTGAAAAACGGAACCGTTGTAGCACAGTTGGGGTTATTGGATGCAAAAATGGCCAGATCCCTGGACGTGAAAGAGCAGGTGTGGTATGCAGAGCTGAACTGGGACTATCTACTGAAGAAGTACAAGAGCAGCCTGGTGGCTGAAGAGCTTCCGAAGTTTCCGGAAGTGCGCCGCGATCTGTCGCTTGTGCTGGATAAGAACGTATCGTTTGACCAGGTAAAGCAAATTGCTTTCCGCACCGAGCGTAAGCTGTTGCAGGATATCAACGTGTTCGATGTATACGAAGGTGATAAGATTGAAGCCGGTAAGAAAGCTTATGCAATTAGTTTTACCTTGCTCGACAAACAACAGACCTTAACCGATAAGGTGATTGACGCCACGATGAACCGCCTGATGCAGCAGTTCGAAAAACAACTGGGAGCCTTTATCCGCAAATAA
- a CDS encoding DUF1684 domain-containing protein, with protein MKRPFKLIIFAGIALVLVYFISESLLSDDNYLLPLQKEREEKDLSFRSRANSPFEEEDRKAFKNLVYYEPNLDYRIKAEVQEFAQKDTLHMPMTNGSSEAYLRYAVASFQIEGQAQKLTLYKKVKAEEEAFFVPFTDKTNGFETYGGGRYLDVPFKENPKTITLDFNRAYSPFCAYNGEYVCPVPPRDNHLTVAIPAGEKVYEKQ; from the coding sequence ATGAAGCGCCCTTTTAAGCTGATCATATTTGCTGGTATTGCCTTGGTATTGGTGTATTTTATAAGTGAGTCGCTGTTAAGTGACGATAACTATCTCTTGCCGCTGCAGAAAGAGCGGGAAGAAAAAGATTTATCGTTCCGGAGCAGGGCGAATAGCCCTTTTGAGGAGGAAGACCGAAAAGCTTTTAAGAATCTGGTGTATTACGAGCCTAACCTCGATTACCGCATAAAAGCCGAAGTGCAGGAGTTCGCGCAGAAAGATACGCTGCACATGCCTATGACCAATGGTAGTTCCGAAGCTTACCTGCGCTATGCCGTTGCATCTTTCCAGATAGAGGGGCAGGCGCAGAAGTTAACACTATATAAGAAAGTGAAAGCAGAGGAAGAAGCGTTCTTTGTACCTTTCACCGATAAAACCAACGGCTTTGAGACCTATGGTGGTGGCCGCTATTTGGATGTGCCTTTTAAAGAAAACCCTAAGACTATCACCCTCGATTTTAACCGTGCTTATAGTCCTTTCTGCGCCTACAACGGTGAGTATGTATGTCCTGTTCCACCCCGAGACAACCATTTAACTGTCGCAATTCCTGCTGGGGAGAAGGTGTATGAGAAGCAGTAG
- a CDS encoding YwbE family protein, with amino-acid sequence MDGRKRANIKPGLHVNIVMKEDQRSGDLTEGYVQDILTNSPNHPHGIKVRLETGEVGRVKEIISELEG; translated from the coding sequence ATGGACGGAAGAAAAAGAGCAAATATCAAACCTGGCCTGCACGTAAACATTGTCATGAAAGAAGACCAGCGCTCAGGCGATTTAACAGAAGGCTATGTACAGGACATCCTAACTAATTCACCTAACCACCCACATGGCATTAAAGTACGGCTTGAGACAGGCGAAGTAGGGCGCGTGAAGGAAATCATTTCGGAGTTAGAAGGTTAG
- a CDS encoding four helix bundle protein: MEAERLRNYDFAEQFKARTKAFALRVIKLVQALSNNLKAQILGKQLLRAGTSVAANYRAACRARSNNEFISKIGVVLEEAEIISASRLALLKEEAKAITGILTKARQSSVAKRKL, from the coding sequence ATGGAGGCAGAGAGGTTGAGAAATTATGATTTTGCGGAGCAGTTTAAGGCGCGAACGAAAGCTTTTGCTCTACGTGTAATCAAACTCGTACAGGCACTTTCGAACAACCTTAAGGCCCAGATATTAGGTAAGCAGTTGCTAAGGGCTGGTACTTCAGTTGCGGCCAATTATAGAGCGGCCTGCCGAGCAAGGTCAAATAATGAATTCATCTCAAAAATAGGAGTTGTGTTGGAGGAAGCAGAAATTATTTCAGCCAGTCGATTAGCTTTACTGAAAGAAGAGGCCAAAGCCATCACAGGAATTCTTACTAAAGCGCGGCAATCATCGGTAGCCAAAAGAAAGTTATAA